From Nicotiana tabacum cultivar K326 chromosome 15, ASM71507v2, whole genome shotgun sequence, the proteins below share one genomic window:
- the LOC107781728 gene encoding serine racemase, with protein sequence MMESHSPTSSDNYAADISSIRGAQVRIEPFVHKTPVLTSETLNSIAGRKLYFKCECFQKGGAFKFRGACNAIYSLDDDQAAKGVVTHSSGNHAAALALAAKLRGIPAYIVIPKNAPKCKVENVKRYGGQIIRSEPSMQSREDTANKVLQDTGAVLIHPYNDGRIISGQGTISLEFLEQAQDIDTLIVPISGGGLISGVALAAKSINPAIRILAAEPMGADDAFQSKINGRITKLSEVNTIADGLRAFLGDLTWPIVRDLVDDVIVVDDKEIIQAMRLCYEILKIAVEPSGAIGLAAVLSDGFQQNPAYSECNHIGIVISGGNVDLGVLWNSLEK encoded by the exons ATGATGGAATCACACAGCCCAACATCTAGTGACAATTATGCTGCTGATATCTCTTCCATCAGGGGAGCTCAAGTACGCATCGAGCCCTTTGTGCACAAAACTCCTGTCCTCACCTCAGAAACTTTAAATTCTATTGCTGGAAGAAAGCTCTACTTTAAATGTGAATGCTTTCAAAAGGG TGGTGCTTTTAAATTCCGAGGGGCGTGTAATGCTATTTATTCACTTGATGATGATCAGGCCGCTAAAGGAGTTGTAACTCATAGCAG TGGAAACCATGCGGCAGCTCTTGCTTTGGCTGCAAAACTGCGGGGCATCCCTGCATATATAGTTATACCAAAAAATGCTCCAAAATGCAAAGTTGAGAATGTCAAACGTTACGGTGGTCAGATTATCCGGAGTGAGCCATCAATGCAGTCCCGAGAGGATACTGCAAATAAGGTGTTGCAAGATACTGGCGCTGTTCTTATTCATCCCTACAACGATGGGCGCATCATAAG TGGGCAGGGTACAATATCACTGGAGTTTCTGGAACAGGCTCAAGATATTGACACTTTAATAGTCCCAATTAGTG GAGGTGGTCTAATATCAGGAGTCGCGTTGGCTGCTAAGTCCATCAATCCTGCCATTCGCATTTTGGCTGCTGAACCAATGGGAGCAGATGACGCTTTCCAGTCGAAAATCAATGGTAGGATTACTAAGTTATCTGAAGTCAACACTATCGCCGATGGGCTTCGAGCTTTTCTTGGAGATCTTACATG GCCTATTGTCCGCGATCTCGTGGATGATGTCATAGTTGTTGATGATAAAGAGATAATACAAGCTATGAGACTTTGCTATGAGATTCTAAAGATTGCAGTGGAACCAAGTGGAGCTATTGGCCTTGCAGCTGTTCTTTCTGATGGTTTCCAACAAAATCCAGCCTATAGTGAATGCAATCATATTGGCATTGTAATTTCTGGAGGCAATGTTGATCTTGGTGTTCTTTGGAATTCGCTCGAGAAATAA